One window from the genome of Luteithermobacter gelatinilyticus encodes:
- a CDS encoding FadD3 family acyl-CoA ligase, which produces MRKIENTVTIPGMLCEAVRRWAAVPAVCDGQIRMTYSGLMDRVERLGRAMLAAGLEKGERFAIWAPNCAEWIVAALAGQMAGGVLVPLNTRYKGAEAAEILRRANVRILFTVSGFLGCDYPTLLADEDMPDLKMVVTLRGRSARALPLAEFEAMGSDVTAADLWTRLAALDEGDVSDIIFTSGTTGAPKGVMTCHGQNVRVFRSWSAAVGLRQGDRYLVVNPFFHSFGYKAGWLACLLTGATVYPLAKFDTAEVFEIISRARITVFPGPPTVFQSLLEHGARGAYDLSSLRVSITGAAVVPVELVRRMREDLGFADVLTGYGLTEACGVVSLCERGDSLETVSATAGRPIKGVEVCIRDAAGCRVSPGEAGEILVRGYNVMRGYLHDAAATREAIDEEGWLHTGDIGVMNEQGYITITDRKKDMYITGGFNCFPAEIETILRRHPEIADVAVKGVADQRLGEVGHAYIIPATGADLNAAQVMEWARKNMANYKVPRYVTFVNDFPRNASGKVEKYKLV; this is translated from the coding sequence ATGCGCAAAATTGAAAATACGGTAACCATTCCTGGGATGTTGTGTGAGGCGGTCCGGCGCTGGGCGGCGGTTCCTGCTGTCTGCGATGGGCAGATCCGGATGACTTATTCCGGTTTGATGGACCGGGTCGAGCGACTTGGACGGGCCATGCTGGCGGCGGGGCTTGAAAAGGGGGAGCGGTTCGCGATCTGGGCGCCTAATTGTGCGGAATGGATTGTGGCGGCACTGGCCGGGCAGATGGCTGGCGGCGTGCTGGTGCCTCTGAATACGCGCTATAAGGGGGCAGAGGCTGCGGAAATCCTGCGTCGCGCCAATGTGCGAATCCTGTTTACGGTGTCAGGGTTTCTGGGATGTGATTACCCGACGTTGCTGGCGGATGAGGACATGCCGGACCTGAAAATGGTCGTTACCTTGCGGGGGCGGTCGGCGCGGGCTCTGCCGCTGGCGGAATTTGAGGCAATGGGGTCTGACGTCACGGCGGCAGATTTGTGGACGCGCCTGGCGGCACTGGATGAGGGGGATGTCTCGGATATTATATTTACTTCGGGCACAACGGGCGCTCCCAAGGGGGTTATGACCTGTCACGGCCAGAATGTCCGGGTCTTCCGGAGCTGGAGCGCGGCGGTGGGATTGCGGCAGGGAGACCGTTATCTTGTGGTGAATCCGTTTTTTCACAGCTTTGGCTACAAGGCCGGCTGGCTGGCCTGCCTGTTGACCGGGGCGACGGTGTATCCGCTGGCCAAATTCGATACAGCTGAAGTTTTTGAGATCATCTCCCGGGCGCGCATTACAGTGTTCCCGGGGCCGCCGACGGTTTTTCAGTCGCTCCTGGAACATGGGGCGCGCGGGGCATATGATCTGTCGTCGCTGCGGGTGTCCATTACGGGCGCGGCGGTGGTGCCGGTGGAATTGGTGCGCCGCATGCGCGAGGACCTCGGATTTGCGGATGTGTTGACGGGATATGGCCTGACGGAAGCCTGCGGTGTGGTGAGCTTGTGTGAGCGGGGCGATAGTTTGGAGACGGTGTCGGCCACGGCGGGACGTCCCATAAAGGGAGTGGAGGTTTGTATCCGTGATGCGGCGGGATGCCGGGTTTCGCCGGGGGAAGCGGGGGAAATTCTGGTGCGTGGATACAATGTGATGCGGGGCTATCTGCATGATGCGGCGGCAACCCGGGAGGCGATCGACGAAGAGGGGTGGTTGCACACCGGGGACATCGGCGTCATGAATGAGCAAGGATACATCACCATCACTGACCGTAAAAAGGATATGTATATCACCGGTGGCTTTAACTGTTTCCCGGCGGAAATTGAAACTATTCTGCGCCGGCATCCGGAAATCGCTGATGTGGCCGTGAAGGGGGTGGCGGACCAGCGGCTGGGCGAAGTGGGACATGCTTATATTATTCCAGCGACAGGCGCAGATTTAAATGCTGCGCAGGTAATGGAATGGGCCAGAAAAAACATGGCTAATTATAAGGTGCCGCGTTATGTTACTTTCGTAAACGACTTTCCCAGAAATGCATCGGGCAAAGTGGAAAAATATAAACTGGTCTGA
- a CDS encoding SDR family oxidoreductase gives MTEFQKKTVIVTGGTKGIGRCIARRFLQQGARVYVCSRSTPDDLPTYENNRAAFIPADIRDPEQIQQVIDTALEEAGRLDILINNAGGSPETSAATASPRFSDSIIRLNLIAPLIFSQKAYAAIRATAGTGSIINIASVSGTRPSPGTAAYGAAKAGLISLTRSLAQEWGPDVRLNAVVAGLIQTDAADDHYTGTHGPEAIARALPLKRLGRPDDIAEACLFLASRAASYISGAALEVAGGGEPPVHLVLTGQPLKTTDKDTAG, from the coding sequence GTGACAGAATTTCAGAAAAAAACCGTAATTGTCACCGGTGGAACCAAAGGCATTGGCCGTTGCATCGCCCGGCGCTTTTTACAGCAAGGCGCCCGGGTCTATGTCTGCAGCAGATCCACCCCCGACGACCTGCCCACTTACGAAAATAACCGGGCCGCTTTCATCCCCGCCGACATCCGTGATCCGGAACAGATCCAGCAGGTCATCGACACGGCCTTGGAAGAAGCCGGCCGGCTGGACATTTTGATCAACAACGCCGGCGGAAGCCCGGAAACCTCCGCCGCCACAGCTTCGCCGCGCTTTTCGGACTCGATCATCCGGCTTAACCTGATTGCGCCCCTGATCTTTAGCCAAAAAGCCTATGCCGCCATCAGGGCCACTGCAGGCACCGGAAGCATTATCAATATCGCTAGTGTATCCGGCACCCGCCCCTCACCCGGCACCGCTGCCTACGGCGCGGCCAAGGCCGGCCTGATCAGCCTCACCCGCTCTCTGGCCCAGGAATGGGGGCCGGATGTGCGCCTTAACGCCGTGGTGGCCGGCCTTATTCAGACCGATGCCGCCGACGACCATTACACCGGCACACACGGACCGGAAGCCATCGCCCGCGCCCTGCCGCTCAAGCGTTTGGGCCGGCCCGACGACATCGCCGAAGCCTGCCTGTTCCTGGCCTCCCGCGCCGCCTCATATATCAGTGGTGCGGCACTGGAAGTTGCGGGCGGCGGCGAACCGCCGGTCCATCTTGTTCTGACAGGACAGCCCCTAAAAACAACCGACAAAGACACAGCCGGCTGA
- a CDS encoding Rieske 2Fe-2S domain-containing protein, giving the protein MAQTKDYNLGEFTYPRGWFVIAESCELDNGPKAVRFFGKDFALYRGKSGRPVLLDAYCSHMGTHLAASTSTSIVRTGEQIEGDSIRCPYHGWRFGPDGRCEEIPYFEGRCPTAANIRSYPVREVMGCIVTWHDPEGGEPDYDPPVLEEWNDPAWVRWKLDHLGTLDVHPQEIIDNMADAHHLGPTHGAPSEYFENEFRDHVYIQRQGGVHKGYQTMLMTSTWYTGPGILLSKQQFGDKLIYEFIANTPVEDGKVQVWHATLYKAANTPPTEQDIAAARDVQANALASFAQDFEVWKNKRPALNILQIVTDGPFAKGRLWYKQFYNPRAMAATFQEKVNGRRNPTNLPDPTEERRAFGI; this is encoded by the coding sequence TTGGCTCAAACCAAAGATTACAATCTGGGAGAATTCACCTATCCGCGGGGCTGGTTTGTGATTGCCGAATCCTGCGAACTGGACAACGGCCCCAAAGCCGTGCGTTTTTTCGGCAAGGATTTTGCCCTGTATCGCGGCAAGAGCGGCCGGCCGGTTCTGCTGGATGCCTATTGTTCCCATATGGGCACCCATCTTGCGGCCAGCACCAGCACCTCTATCGTCCGCACCGGGGAACAAATCGAAGGCGATTCCATCCGGTGCCCCTATCACGGCTGGCGGTTTGGCCCTGATGGCAGGTGCGAGGAGATCCCCTATTTTGAGGGACGCTGTCCCACTGCCGCCAACATCCGTTCTTATCCCGTCAGGGAAGTCATGGGCTGCATCGTCACCTGGCATGACCCCGAAGGCGGCGAACCGGATTACGACCCGCCCGTCTTAGAAGAATGGAACGACCCGGCCTGGGTACGCTGGAAACTGGACCACTTGGGAACGCTCGACGTGCATCCCCAGGAAATCATCGACAACATGGCCGACGCCCATCACTTGGGCCCCACCCACGGCGCGCCCAGCGAATATTTTGAAAATGAATTCAGGGACCATGTTTATATTCAACGCCAAGGCGGCGTTCACAAAGGCTATCAGACTATGCTCATGACCAGCACATGGTACACTGGCCCCGGTATTTTGTTGTCCAAACAACAATTTGGGGACAAGCTGATTTATGAGTTCATTGCCAATACGCCGGTGGAAGACGGTAAGGTCCAGGTCTGGCACGCCACCCTGTACAAGGCTGCCAACACCCCACCAACGGAACAGGACATTGCCGCCGCCCGTGACGTGCAGGCCAACGCCCTGGCCTCTTTCGCCCAGGACTTTGAGGTCTGGAAAAACAAACGCCCAGCACTGAATATTCTTCAAATCGTCACCGACGGCCCCTTCGCCAAAGGACGCCTCTGGTACAAACAGTTTTATAATCCCCGCGCCATGGCCGCAACCTTCCAAGAAAAGGTCAACGGCAGGCGGAATCCCACCAATCTGCCGGATCCGACCGAAGAACGCCGGGCCTTCGGCATATAG
- a CDS encoding FAD-binding protein translates to MLPFVHDRISPPQIVASEDAIPWAASYDVVVVGFGGAGVVAALEALDKGAQVALVERFEPGGATAISGNVVYAGGGTRYQRQNNIFDSPENMFAYLKQEVGEVVTDHTLRAFCEGSAGMIDWLERQGVTFGGAYFPGKTALPPGLYSLYHSGNELGLRFRDQAKPAPRGHRARHPRKRRSPSSGRPDLFAPLKRAALDKGAVPYLLCEVVRLLQDVSGRVIGVEMLRLPPKSNAARRFCRYMRRARVCHLSRPDKARAARQKALEIEAGAPRERVFLKARKAVILATGGFVFNRDMMAHYAPSYARGFPLGTAGCNGSGIALGQSVGGATAHMQRVSAWRFINPPQNWIRGVLVDGDGRRLDDESQYGGTLGEAICEKGQGRGYLILDADLVRATWRELWHIRNLLGRRMTGLQWLLGVVNMMFNCQKAADLAGLAGKLGIPAAALQATVDEYNQAVLKGEDDLYRKDPAHMARLQAPPYYALDMSITSSVYPMATLTLGGLVVAEESGLVLCEDGRPVRGLYAVGRAAVGICSRSYVSGLSLADCVFSGRRAARHAVGAGHGNIP, encoded by the coding sequence ATGCTCCCCTTTGTTCATGACCGTATCAGTCCTCCACAGATCGTGGCATCGGAAGACGCTATTCCGTGGGCGGCCTCGTATGATGTGGTGGTCGTGGGATTTGGCGGCGCCGGAGTGGTGGCAGCTCTTGAGGCGCTGGATAAAGGGGCACAGGTGGCGCTCGTGGAGCGGTTTGAGCCGGGCGGTGCAACGGCCATAAGCGGCAATGTGGTCTATGCTGGTGGGGGCACCAGGTATCAACGGCAGAACAATATCTTCGACAGTCCTGAAAATATGTTTGCTTATCTGAAGCAAGAAGTGGGGGAGGTGGTCACGGACCATACGCTGCGGGCTTTTTGTGAGGGGAGTGCGGGCATGATTGACTGGCTGGAGCGGCAGGGTGTGACCTTTGGAGGGGCGTATTTCCCTGGGAAGACCGCCTTGCCTCCGGGGCTTTATTCTCTGTATCATTCCGGTAATGAATTGGGCCTGCGTTTTCGTGATCAGGCGAAGCCCGCTCCCCGCGGGCATCGGGCCCGTCATCCCCGGAAAAGACGGTCGCCGTCTTCCGGTCGCCCGGATCTGTTTGCGCCCTTGAAACGGGCGGCCCTGGACAAAGGGGCTGTGCCGTATCTGCTGTGTGAAGTGGTCCGTTTGCTACAGGACGTATCGGGGCGGGTGATCGGGGTGGAAATGCTGCGCCTGCCGCCGAAGAGCAATGCAGCCCGTCGTTTTTGTCGATATATGCGCCGGGCGCGGGTGTGTCATTTGTCCCGGCCGGACAAGGCCCGGGCGGCACGACAAAAGGCGCTTGAGATCGAAGCCGGTGCGCCACGGGAAAGGGTTTTTCTAAAGGCCCGCAAAGCTGTGATTCTGGCAACGGGCGGGTTTGTGTTTAATCGCGACATGATGGCACATTATGCGCCGTCTTATGCCCGGGGGTTTCCTCTTGGAACCGCAGGATGTAACGGTAGCGGCATTGCGCTGGGACAATCGGTTGGCGGGGCGACAGCCCATATGCAGCGTGTTTCGGCCTGGCGGTTTATCAATCCGCCGCAAAACTGGATTCGGGGCGTGTTGGTCGATGGCGACGGTCGGCGCCTGGACGATGAATCGCAATATGGCGGCACGCTTGGGGAGGCAATTTGTGAAAAGGGGCAGGGGCGCGGTTATTTGATCCTGGATGCGGATTTGGTTCGGGCGACCTGGCGCGAGCTGTGGCATATACGAAATCTTCTGGGGCGGAGGATGACGGGTCTGCAATGGCTGCTTGGGGTTGTCAATATGATGTTTAATTGTCAGAAAGCCGCTGACCTGGCCGGATTGGCGGGGAAGCTTGGGATACCGGCAGCGGCGCTTCAGGCAACGGTGGATGAGTATAATCAGGCGGTTCTCAAGGGGGAAGATGACCTTTACCGCAAAGACCCGGCGCATATGGCCCGGTTGCAAGCACCTCCCTATTATGCCCTGGACATGTCCATCACAAGTTCGGTCTATCCGATGGCGACGCTGACGCTTGGTGGCCTGGTGGTGGCAGAGGAAAGCGGGCTAGTGCTGTGCGAGGATGGCCGGCCCGTGCGGGGGCTTTATGCCGTCGGGCGGGCGGCAGTGGGGATTTGTTCCCGTTCTTATGTGTCCGGCCTGTCTCTGGCGGATTGTGTTTTTTCAGGTCGCCGGGCGGCCCGGCATGCAGTGGGTGCCGGTCACGGGAATATTCCTTAA
- a CDS encoding NAD(P)H-binding protein, which produces MTVPANQPSMTALVVGGSGMAGSAILRELAGKATVQPLALARRPFTPPSASVRIINADIQDSGGLRQALEGYRVTHLFYAAHIPVTAAMGGKFPINPEAFRRLLRRYAGRREISEAILHKLAALTFTHDPEKRNLAAFRNVLMVLREEPHDLKHVTLVTGTRYYGIQAGPVFNPHWKLPIRETDRRFEVSNWYFDVEDELKASGVAWNILRPTYLVGQNEYSFQNLVLALSCYAQACRRMGVPLLFPGGREIFSRLWEVTSTDLLAKMAWWVASHAGCQENDEDGAASPVVNQSFTAANGDPFTWQELWPRLAQHYDLAWQVPEQAVSAERFILEQVRGRGLPMEEMLVYHLRFIDMAMICNWDVCYSMAKARQAGFHYAVDTLNLFDELWRADADHPVTQAVARQEGSG; this is translated from the coding sequence ATGACGGTGCCAGCAAACCAGCCTTCTATGACGGCCCTTGTGGTGGGCGGATCCGGGATGGCGGGCAGCGCCATTTTACGGGAACTTGCGGGCAAGGCAACGGTTCAGCCGCTGGCACTCGCGCGGCGCCCATTTACGCCGCCTTCTGCATCGGTCAGGATTATAAATGCCGATATTCAGGACAGCGGCGGGTTGCGTCAGGCCCTGGAAGGCTACCGTGTGACCCATTTGTTTTATGCGGCGCATATTCCGGTCACGGCGGCCATGGGAGGGAAATTTCCCATAAATCCTGAAGCGTTTCGGCGGCTGTTGCGCCGCTATGCGGGGCGGCGGGAAATTTCCGAAGCCATTCTGCATAAACTGGCCGCGCTGACATTCACCCACGATCCCGAAAAGCGCAATCTGGCGGCTTTCCGCAATGTTCTTATGGTGTTAAGAGAAGAGCCGCACGATCTGAAACATGTGACGCTGGTGACGGGGACCCGTTATTACGGCATTCAGGCAGGACCGGTATTCAATCCTCACTGGAAGCTTCCCATTAGGGAAACAGATCGACGGTTTGAAGTCTCCAACTGGTATTTTGACGTTGAGGATGAGTTGAAGGCTTCCGGGGTGGCCTGGAATATTTTGCGCCCGACCTATCTGGTGGGGCAGAATGAATATTCGTTCCAAAATCTGGTCCTTGCGTTGTCCTGTTATGCCCAGGCCTGTCGGCGGATGGGGGTGCCGCTGCTGTTCCCCGGCGGGCGGGAGATTTTTTCCCGGTTGTGGGAGGTGACCAGCACGGATCTGCTGGCCAAAATGGCCTGGTGGGTGGCTTCTCATGCGGGATGTCAGGAAAATGACGAAGATGGGGCAGCATCTCCAGTTGTGAACCAGAGCTTTACAGCCGCCAATGGCGACCCTTTTACCTGGCAGGAATTATGGCCACGTCTGGCGCAACATTATGATTTGGCCTGGCAGGTGCCGGAGCAGGCCGTGAGCGCCGAGCGGTTTATTCTGGAGCAAGTGCGCGGGCGGGGGCTGCCGATGGAAGAGATGCTGGTATACCATCTGCGCTTCATAGACATGGCGATGATTTGCAACTGGGATGTCTGTTATTCAATGGCCAAGGCCCGACAGGCCGGCTTTCATTACGCGGTGGATACCTTGAACCTGTTTGATGAGCTGTGGCGCGCGGATGCAGATCATCCGGTGACACAGGCCGTTGCGAGACAGGAAGGCTCCGGATGA
- a CDS encoding cytochrome P450: MSVVEEKAVENRVSFDPHSEEFLKNPYPAYKELREKAPVAYWREGRAWLMSDYEDVVRIQSDSRFSINLADWKYYDPGEVGENKEWDDLKSNDLLALSGLDHNRVRRLIMPSFQRGPLQKYKTIIENIVAQKIDTLRDREVFDVVHDFAYDIPVQVMQGLLGIPFHLHREFQQFAVAYVELFDPSLDFPPEEVAEKRRLITNGVRLVREVIERQRRQIQQGRPAETILEHLILACDQEDRLSDDELVALVGMVMAGGSESTIYLICNAVLNLMRFPQQRQILEERPELWDNAIMEVLRYDFFMKMGVPRYALEDVEWKGCRIGKGEMVYPISAAAQFCPEVFPRPDVFDVTRDTSKVIAFGRSKHICVGQFLAIMESRIAVSMLFEHFPDLTLVSEPVYDEHNKVLRALKRFLVHKQGGDS; the protein is encoded by the coding sequence ATGAGTGTTGTGGAAGAAAAGGCTGTCGAAAATAGAGTTTCCTTTGATCCGCATTCGGAAGAATTCCTGAAGAATCCGTATCCGGCATATAAGGAGTTGCGGGAAAAGGCGCCGGTGGCCTATTGGCGAGAAGGCCGGGCCTGGCTGATGTCGGATTATGAGGATGTGGTTCGCATTCAGTCGGACAGCCGTTTTTCCATCAATCTGGCCGACTGGAAATATTACGATCCGGGGGAGGTCGGGGAAAACAAGGAATGGGATGACCTGAAAAGCAACGATCTTCTGGCGCTGAGCGGTCTTGACCATAACCGGGTCCGGCGTTTGATCATGCCCAGTTTCCAGAGGGGGCCCCTTCAGAAATACAAAACCATTATCGAAAACATCGTGGCTCAAAAAATAGACACTCTCAGGGATAGGGAGGTTTTCGATGTGGTGCATGATTTTGCTTATGATATTCCCGTTCAGGTCATGCAGGGCCTGTTGGGCATTCCCTTCCACCTGCATCGGGAATTTCAGCAGTTCGCTGTGGCCTATGTGGAGCTGTTTGATCCGTCTCTGGATTTCCCGCCTGAAGAGGTGGCAGAGAAAAGGCGGCTGATCACCAACGGGGTGAGGCTGGTTCGTGAGGTTATCGAGAGGCAGCGGCGCCAGATTCAGCAGGGGCGCCCGGCAGAGACCATCCTGGAGCATCTGATCCTGGCCTGTGACCAGGAGGATCGTCTCAGCGATGATGAGCTGGTGGCGCTGGTGGGGATGGTGATGGCCGGGGGCTCGGAAAGCACAATCTATCTGATCTGCAATGCTGTGCTCAATCTGATGCGTTTCCCGCAGCAACGCCAGATTCTCGAAGAGCGGCCGGAGCTTTGGGATAACGCCATTATGGAAGTGCTGAGATATGACTTCTTTATGAAAATGGGAGTTCCCCGCTACGCGCTGGAAGATGTGGAATGGAAGGGCTGTCGGATCGGCAAGGGAGAAATGGTTTATCCCATTTCTGCGGCCGCGCAGTTCTGCCCGGAGGTGTTTCCCCGTCCCGATGTCTTCGATGTGACCCGCGATACGTCCAAGGTGATTGCCTTCGGACGCAGCAAACATATTTGTGTGGGGCAGTTCCTTGCCATTATGGAAAGCCGGATTGCCGTGTCCATGTTGTTTGAACATTTTCCAGATCTGACCCTGGTTTCCGAACCGGTTTATGACGAACACAACAAAGTGTTACGAGCCCTGAAGCGTTTTCTTGTACACAAACAGGGAGGGGACTCATGA
- a CDS encoding cell division protein ZapA produces the protein MAEITVTFNNQSYHLACRDGEEERLAQLAAYVDEKAQQLKDRLPLITDTRLLLMTSILIADELFELRNGAGVATEGGTPSGIPLSTRDAPEYERLLETAVKRVETLARSLENE, from the coding sequence ATGGCCGAAATTACCGTCACCTTTAACAATCAGTCCTATCACCTTGCCTGTCGCGACGGCGAAGAGGAGCGTCTGGCCCAGCTCGCCGCCTATGTGGATGAAAAGGCACAGCAACTGAAAGACCGGCTTCCGCTGATTACCGATACCCGTTTGTTACTGATGACCTCTATTCTGATCGCTGATGAACTGTTTGAACTTCGTAATGGGGCGGGCGTTGCGACAGAGGGGGGAACACCGTCCGGAATTCCTCTTTCCACGAGGGATGCGCCGGAATATGAACGCCTTCTGGAGACAGCCGTCAAAAGGGTTGAAACCCTCGCCCGTTCCTTGGAGAACGAATGA
- the tkt gene encoding transketolase, translated as MTVSHGDMANAIRALSMDAVQAANSGHPGMPMGMADVATVLFTQYLKFDPAWPEWPDRDRFVLSAGHGSMLIYSLLYLTGYDSPTLEDIKNFRQLHSPCAGHPEYVEIPGVEMTTGPLGQGLATSVGMALAERLSAARMGNIIDHYTYVLAGDGCLMEGVSHEALSLAGHLKLGKLIVLWDDNRICIDGSTDMTVSDDQMARFAAHNWHTIAVDGHNPDEIAAAIEAAQQDERPSLIACRTTIGYGAPNKQGTAATHGAALGEAEVAAAREFLGWPHAPFEIPEDILQAWRAAGARHKATVAAWKEQYEALDAGLKADFERRLNRDLPEGLEAAIVDYKKQLVAEPKKVATRKASEMALNVINPLMQETIGGSADLTGSNNTKTADMTVVTRDDFSGRYIHYGVREFGMAACMNGLALHGEYVPYGGTFLVFTDYCRPAIRLSALMEQRVIYVMTHDSIGLGEDGPTHQPIEHLASLRAMPNLAVYRPADAVETAECWLAALEDKDRPSILVLTRQGLEQVRLSHTDENLSAKGGYVLHEADGEAQATLIATGSEVELAVKARSELQQAGIPTRVVSMPCLERFEEQDDAYKSHVLGNTPTNVVVEAGATFGWERYVGRKGIIIGIDRFGASAPAKDLFAHYGMTVDAIVNAVKNA; from the coding sequence ATGACAGTATCACATGGCGATATGGCCAATGCCATCCGTGCGCTCAGCATGGATGCGGTGCAGGCGGCAAATTCAGGTCATCCGGGCATGCCCATGGGAATGGCGGATGTGGCGACAGTTCTTTTTACCCAATATCTGAAATTTGACCCAGCCTGGCCGGAATGGCCCGATCGCGACCGGTTTGTGCTGTCCGCCGGTCACGGCTCCATGCTGATCTATTCCCTCCTTTACCTCACCGGCTATGACAGCCCGACCCTGGAGGACATCAAAAACTTCCGCCAGTTGCATAGCCCCTGTGCCGGCCATCCGGAATATGTGGAAATTCCGGGCGTGGAAATGACCACCGGACCGCTGGGCCAGGGACTGGCGACTTCCGTTGGCATGGCGCTGGCCGAACGCCTGAGCGCCGCCCGCATGGGAAATATTATTGATCATTATACCTATGTGCTGGCCGGGGACGGCTGCCTGATGGAAGGTGTCAGCCACGAAGCCCTTTCCCTTGCCGGCCATCTCAAGCTCGGCAAGCTGATTGTGCTGTGGGACGACAACAGAATCTGTATTGACGGCAGCACCGACATGACCGTCAGCGATGACCAGATGGCGCGCTTCGCCGCCCATAACTGGCATACCATTGCCGTGGACGGCCATAATCCGGATGAGATTGCCGCCGCCATTGAAGCCGCACAACAGGATGAGCGGCCATCGCTGATTGCCTGCCGCACCACCATTGGCTATGGCGCGCCCAACAAGCAGGGAACGGCCGCCACCCACGGCGCGGCTTTGGGCGAGGCGGAAGTGGCAGCCGCCCGGGAATTCCTCGGCTGGCCCCATGCGCCTTTTGAGATTCCGGAAGATATTCTTCAGGCCTGGCGCGCTGCCGGCGCCCGCCACAAGGCCACGGTGGCCGCCTGGAAAGAACAGTATGAGGCCCTCGACGCCGGCCTTAAGGCCGATTTTGAACGGCGCCTGAACCGGGACCTGCCCGAAGGTCTCGAAGCCGCCATTGTCGATTACAAGAAACAGCTTGTGGCCGAACCGAAAAAAGTCGCCACCCGCAAGGCGTCCGAAATGGCGCTCAATGTCATCAATCCGCTGATGCAGGAAACCATTGGCGGGTCTGCCGACCTTACCGGCTCCAACAACACCAAAACCGCTGATATGACTGTCGTCACCCGCGATGACTTCTCCGGCCGCTACATCCATTACGGGGTGCGCGAGTTTGGCATGGCAGCCTGCATGAACGGCCTGGCGCTGCATGGGGAATATGTCCCTTACGGCGGCACTTTCCTGGTCTTTACCGATTATTGCCGCCCGGCCATTCGTCTGTCCGCCCTGATGGAACAGCGGGTGATTTATGTGATGACCCATGACAGTATCGGTCTGGGCGAGGACGGTCCGACCCATCAGCCGATTGAACATCTGGCAAGCTTGCGCGCCATGCCCAATCTGGCCGTCTACCGGCCTGCGGACGCGGTGGAGACCGCCGAATGCTGGCTTGCGGCCCTGGAAGACAAGGACCGGCCGAGTATTCTGGTGCTGACCCGTCAGGGGCTGGAACAGGTCCGCCTCAGCCATACGGATGAAAACCTGTCCGCCAAAGGCGGTTATGTGCTGCATGAGGCAGACGGTGAGGCCCAGGCCACCTTGATCGCCACCGGCTCCGAAGTCGAGCTGGCCGTCAAAGCGCGAAGCGAGCTGCAACAGGCCGGCATCCCGACCCGCGTGGTGTCCATGCCGTGTCTCGAACGTTTCGAGGAACAGGACGATGCCTATAAATCCCATGTCCTCGGCAACACCCCCACCAATGTTGTTGTGGAAGCGGGCGCCACTTTTGGATGGGAACGGTATGTGGGCCGCAAGGGCATCATTATTGGTATTGATCGTTTCGGCGCCTCCGCCCCGGCGAAAGACCTGTTTGCGCATTACGGCATGACGGTTGACGCCATTGTCAATGCCGTTAAAAACGCGTAA